Proteins from a genomic interval of Sander vitreus isolate 19-12246 chromosome 6, sanVit1, whole genome shotgun sequence:
- the derl1 gene encoding derlin-1, translating into MSDIGDWFKSIPLITRYWFAASIVVPFIGKLGLVDFRNLMLFPELVLSRFHLWRPVTATLYFPITPNTGFLYMVNLYFLYHYSTRLETGAFDGRPADYVFMLFFNWICIVITGMLMNMRLLMIPLIMSVLYVWAQFNKDTIVSFWFGTRFKAHYLPWVILVFNFIIGGSFVNELTGNLVGHLYFFLMFKYPMDLGGRAFLSTPEFLYRFFPNRRGGVSGFGVPPSRPAAPEQAGGGGGGGGGGRGRYNWGQGFRLGGE; encoded by the exons ATGTCGGATATCGGGGACTGGTTCAAAAGCATCCCTCTCATCACCCGGTACTGGTTTGCTGCCTCGATTGTTGTTCCATTTATTGGAAAACTAGGACTGGTTGATTTCAGGAATCTCATGCTGTTTCCAGAGCTGGTCTTAAGCagatttcat CTCTGGAGACCAGTCACTGCCACCTTGTATTTCCCAATAACTCCTAATACTGGGTTTCTTTACATGGTCAACCTGTATTTCCTTTACCACTACTCCACTCGACTAGAGACAG GGGCGTTTGATGGCAGACCTGCAGACTATGTCTTCATGCTCTTCTTCAACTGGATCTGCATTGTT ATAACTGGGATGCTGATGAACATGCGG CTGCTGATGATCCCACTGATCATGTCAGTGCTCTATGTCTGGGCTCAGTTCAACAAAGACACCATCGTGTCCTTCTGGTTCGGAACACGGTTCAAG GCGCACTATCTACCCTGGGTCATCCTGGTCTTCAACTTCATCATCGGAGGCTC ATTTGTGAATGAACTGACAGGGAACCTGGTGGGTCACCTCTACTTCTTCCTCATGTTCAAATACCCCATGGACCTGGGAGGACGCGCTTTCCTCTCCACACCAGAGTTCTT GTATCGGTTCTTCCCTAacaggagggggggggtgtcGGGCTTTGGAGTCCCTCCCAGCAGACCAGCTGCCCCGGAGCAGgccggaggaggaggaggaggaggaggaggaggaagagggcgTTACAACTGGGGCCAAGGCTTCCGCCTGGGGGGTGAATGA